The Cryomorphaceae bacterium 1068 genomic sequence GGACTTGGAACATCAGCCACAACAATAGAGGTATGATGGGATACCAAACCCCGAATATTGACCGCATTGCCAAAGAAGGTGTCGGATTTACCGATTACTACGGTCAGCAAAGTTGTACCGCAGGTCGTGCTGCCTTTTTAGGTGGTAACGTTCCTGTAAGAACCGGAATGACAAAAGTAGGTATGCCTGGCGCCAAAGAAGGCTGGCAAATGTCTGATGTCACCATTGCGACTGTTCTAAAAAGTTTAGGCTACAGCACAGGTCAATTTGGTAAGAATCATCAAGGAGACAGAGACGAGCATCTTCCTACCATGCACGGCTTTGACGAATTTTTCGGAAACCTTTATCACTTAAATGCTGAAGAGGAACCCGAGAATGAAGACTATCCTGCAGACTTGGTTTTGGCCAATGGAAAAACTTTCGTTGAAGTATACGGGCCACGTGGAGTTATCCATAGCTGGGCCGATGGAAAAGGCGGACAGAAAATAGAAGATACCGGAGCTTTGACCAAGAAAAGAATGGAGACCATTGATGATGAGACCATCGCTGCGGCTAAAGAATTTATTAGGGACAAAGCCGAAAACGATGAACCATTCTTTACGTGGTGGAATGCCACCAGAATGCACTTTAGAACGCACGTGCGAGATGATCATCGCAATCCGGGAAACGATGAGTATACCGACGGAATGATCGAACACGACAATCATGTAGGTGAGTTATTGGCTCTTCTCGATGAACTTGGGATAGCTGATAACACGATCGTGCTTTATTCTACCGACAACGGCCCACATTACAATACATGGCCCGATGCGGGAACGACTCCTTTTCACGGAGAGAAAAACAGCTCATGGGAAGGCGCCTTTCGTGTGCCTGCTTTCGTAAGATGGCCTGACAATTTCCCCGCTGATGTGATGCTGAACGGAATTTTTGCCCACGAAGATTGGCTTCCGACTTTCGCCGCAGTCGCCGGAGATGATGAGATCTCTGAGAAGCTTAAAAAAGGTGTTACCCTTAACGGCAGAAGCTACAAGAACTACATTGACGGAGTAAATCAACTTGACTACCTGAAAGGAGAAGTAGAAGAATCTCCCAGAAAAGGCTTCATCTATGTGGACGACGGTGGATCTGTAGCAGCTCTTCGTTACACAGATTGGAAGGCGATGTTTTTAGAGAATAGAGCGGACAAGCTCCAAATATGGCTGGAGCCGTTTATCGAGCTTCGCGCGCCGTATCTGTTCAACTTGAGAAGAGACCCCTTCGAAAAAGCTCTGGTTGGATCGAATACCTATTACGACTGGTACATTGATCGAGCGTACATTCTCATTGCGATGCAAGGTTATGCTTTTAATTTCTTATCGACTTTCGAAGAATATCCTCCAAGCCAAACGGCGGGGGATTGGAGTCTGAGCAAAGTTGAAGAACAAATCAACAAAATGGTCAAACCGACCAACCAATAGAATTGTCAATCTAGTTAATTTTAAGCCGCTCATTTTGAGCGGCTTTTTTGTCAATAATACTCGATTGGCGCAATTTCCTTCGGCGTGTTTTCTCTATATTGCGGCCTTAAAATTTCTACCAAACCAAATCATCAAATTTTATGTTCAAACCCTTAAAGAAAATTGGTGCGCTGCGCATCAATGCCTTGGCTTTTACAGCTATTGTTATGTTCTTCGTCGGTTGTCAACCCACGAGTGAAAAGAAAGAATCAACCCAAGAAGACGATAACTTCAATGGAAAGATCGCCCTTGATATCCGCGATTCAGAAGCAGACTGGTCTGCTTTTACACCGAAGTCGGCACCTGAGGGTGCGCCGAATATTCTCTTTGTATTGTATGATGATACAGGTTTAGGAGCTTGGTCTCCTTACGGTGGTGCCATCAATATGCCTACGATGGATCGTCTGGCTGAGAATGGCTTGACTTACACGCAATGGCATACCACGGCCCTCTGTTCACCTACGCGCTCTACCATCCTTACGGGAAGAAACCATCACCTGAACGGAATGGCTTCTATCACCGAAACTGCAGATGGATATCCCGGGGCAAATGGACGTGTACCCGATGATTGTGCACCTTTTGCACAGATTCTTCGCGACAATGGCTGGAGTACTTTCTGGCTTGGGAAAAACCACAACGTACCTGAGCAAGATGTAGCTCCAGGTGGAAACCGAAGCGAATGGCCTACTCAAATTGGCTTTGACCGTTTTTACGGATTCTTGGGTGGGGAAACCAACAATTGGTACCCTGATCTTGTAGAGGACAATCACTTCATCGAACCCCCTGCTACTCCTGAAGAAGGTTACCACCTCTCGAAAGATCTGGCTGATAAAGCCATATCCATGCTTCGTAATAAGAATGCAACGAACCCTTCGAAGCCATTTTACATGTGGTTTAACCCTGGGGCAAACCACGCTCCTCACCATTCTCCTGCTGAGTATACCGCTAAGTATGCAGGTAAGTTCGATGAGGGATACGATGCCTACCGCGACTGGGTAGTGGGAAGAATGAAAGAGAAAGGAATTCTCCCGGAGAATACGGACATGGTTGATTTCAATCCTATGCCGGAAGATATGGCTAACCCCGCAGACTACGTAAGACCATGGGATGAACTCAATGCCGATGAAAAGAAGCTTTTCGCACGAATGGCTGAAGTATATGCGGGGTTCTCAGAATACACCGATGCTCAGGTAGGACGAATCATCGACTACCTCGAAGAGACCGGACAGCTAGAAAACACGATTGTGCTTTACGCTGCTGATAACGGTGCTTCAGGTGAAGGAAGCCCGAACGGATCGGTTAACGAAAACAAGTTTTTCAACGGCTATCCCGACGAACTTGAAGAGAATATGAAGTACCTCGATGTTCTTGGCGGACCTGACACCTATAATCACTTCCCAACGGGTTGGGCAGCAGCTTTTTCAGCACCCTTTAAAATGTTCAAACGCTACTCGCAATATGCCGGAGGTACGAATGACCCATTGGTGATTTCTTGGCCAAAAGGAATCAAGGCCAAAGGGGAGATCCGTCACCAATATCACCACTCGACTGATATTGTTCCTACACTTTTGGAAGCTTGCGGATTGGAGATGCCCGAAGTTTACAACGGCGTTGAGCAAACACCACTTTCGGGAGTGTCAATGGTTTATTCTTTCGATGCTGAGCCCGACGCAGCAACTCAAAAAGAGGTTCAATACTACTGTATGCTCGGTACCAGAGGTATCTGGAAAGATGGCTGGAAAGCCGCTGCGGTTCACTCTCCGCTTAGCGGAAAAAGCAATTTTGATGAGGACGTTTGGGAGCTCTACAACATAGCCGAAGACCGCTCGGAATCTCACAATCTCGCTGAGGAGAACCCCGAGAAGCTTCAAGAGCTTATCGATGAGTGGTTCAGACAGGCAGAGATCAACAAGGTGCTTCCACTGGATGACAGAAGTGCGGCAGAAATCCTTGGGACAGAGAGACCAACACAAGAGAAGAAGCGCGACCGATACGTGTATTACCCAAATACATCTCCTGTTCCAGAAGGGGTAGCGGTAAATGTGAGAGGTAGGAACTACAAGATTCTGGCAAATGTCGAGATCGAAGAATCAGATGCGAGTGGAGTGATTTTCGCTCACGGGTCAAGATTTGGAGGACATTCACTCTTTATCAAAGACAGCAAACTTCACTATGTCTACAATTTCTTGGGCATCAAGCCAGAGCAAGTCTTTGTTTCGAGCAAGAAGCTCACGCCTGGCACTTACACGCTCGGTATGGAATTTATTCGCGAAAGCGCAGGTGAATATGGTGAATCAATCGGAACCATGAAACTTTACATCGACGAAGAAGTGGTGGCAGAAGGGCCGATGAAAACGCAACCAGCCAAGTTCACCCTTTCAGGCGATGGCCTTTGCGTGGGTTACGATAGTGGTGATGCGGTGAGCGAGCTGTATGAAAGTCCAGGCGAATTTGAAGGTGGAATCATTCAAGGAGTAGGGGTTACCGTTGAGGGCACACCTTATGTAGACTTGGAAGCAGAGGCAAAGCGTCTGATGATGACACAATAGAGTACTTTTAGACTAGAAATTTAAAGGGGAGCTTCAGCTCCCTTTTTTTTTGTGCTATGGGAACCAAATGACTTCAGTGATTCCCAGGGGTCCGTACATTCTGATTTGATAGTGACCTTCTTTGAATAGTGCGGCAGGAATAGAAATAGTCAAATCAATGTCTTCTGAATTCCAGATGATTTCGTTGGATGGACTGATTACTTCCAACCGTTCGATTTCTACCTTCGGATTAAAATAATAGAATGTTGAGTCATGGGAGATTTCCAATTCATTTTGCCAATAGAATTCGTGGAATTCATCTTCAGGTTTTTCGAACAAAAACGAACTGTCTGCAACGGTTTGACTTAACAATGAGAAAGGAGAAATGACAAGAATGAGGTTGGTTAAAATCTGTTTCATAGCAGTCTTGGTTGTCTCCAAGATACTAATTATCTCAAAAACCCAAATTGATCTTCTAAGATTCTTCGTCTGAATTAGTAAATACTATCAATTCAGTGATAGAACTTTATTATTCAATCGTGTCTAAAGTTTCTCGTTCAATGTCGTCCTTTGTAGAAAATTAGAATCATGCGACTCCCGATAATAAAGCACCTCAACGAATTTGTAAAAGAGAACGACGAAGACTTCATTCATGAAGCCATTCAAGTTTTGGAGGATTTGGCGGAAGCCAAAGGAATCAAAGATGAAGAACTGGAAGTTATGGGGGAATTACTCTCAAACATGTATGGAGCCCTCGAAGTACGTAAGCTTATCGAAGAGCAGAGCTTGTCGGATAAAGACGCCCTGAACACTTTTATGAAAAGGGTTCAAGGCGCTATAGAGAAGTAAAGTGTGGTTTGTCTCTAGTTGCACATTGCAATTAGACACAAGCAACGCGCTGCGATAATGGCACTACTACAGGCTAATCAAGACTCACCTTCTTCACATTGTCCTTGGTTACTCTTTCGATAAGGATTCGCCTCGGGTCAATTGCCGCTTTTGCCGGAAGGCTATCGACAATGATTGAAACGGTAGATTCCTCCTCATTAAATTTCACGCGCTTCCAAGCCATCAGCTCTTCTTCGTCGTCGTCAGCATATACGCCAATGTCAACCCATTCACGAAGGTCAGTCTTGGTCTCGTTTCCAAGCGTATCGGCGTAAAGTTTTTTGGCGATTACATCCATTTCCACTTCGTATTGTCCGTTTGCCAATTCGGTCATTCGAGTTTCTTCCAATCTAAAGTCGTACAGCGTAATGTTCTTGAACCAGTCTTCGATCAGGTAATTCAAACTGTCGGGAACGCGAGGTTCCAAATGCCTTAAAAAGTCGTAGGAGTTAGGATAGGGCGGCTCGGCATATCGGTATTCCTCAAGGAAAGATCTCAGTGCCGCATTGACTGAATCGGCTCCGATATAGTCTTGCAGTGCATAGAGAATCACTGATCCTTTTCCATAGTGGATATAGCCTTGGTTTTCTACCTTGTAAAGCGGCAGTTCCTTAAGGCGTTCACTGGTCCTTCCTCTCAGGTATCGGTTGAAGTCGTACTTCAAGAAGTTCTTCATTTTTATGTCATCCGACTCTTGCTTCATCGTCATTAAACTCGAATACTCTGAGAAACTCTCGGTGAGCATCGTTCCTCCTTGCATCTCTGCAGGAGTCTCTTGGTGTGCCCACCATTGGTGTGCCATCTCGTGTGCAATCACCGCATCGATCACGTTGTTTTCCGTTTCATCTTCCAGATTCACAATAAACCCGAAGCTTTCGGAATAAGGCATGGTGCCCGGGAAAGCTTGAGCAAATGTTGAGAAGCGTGGGAATTCCAAGATTCTCGCTTGTTTGTGGTAATACGGGCCGAAGTTTTCTTCGTAGTATTTGAGCGATTTCCTTACGGCATCGACCATCTTCGGCACATTCACGCTGTGTTCAGGATGGTAGTAAATTTCAATGTCGATGTCATTGTATTTCTCCCTAGCTACCTCATACCGAGCCGACATGAAGTTGTAGAAGTTCAAAGATGGCTGATCCAATTTGTAGTGGAAGTACTTGCGACCGTCTTCTTCCCATTCTTTGATAAGTGATCCGGGAGCTACCGCAATTTGATCAGCTGAGGTTGAGATAATAGACTCTACTTCGACCCAGTGGGAGATATCACCCGTGATGTAATTCTTATTGCACAACTCACCACAATTTAATTCCAAATCAGGGGTTCGTTTCTTCTCAGGTAGGTCATATTTCTTTCGATCGTTCTTGTCTGAAAGTTCAACCCCCGAGGCATAGCCCATCCCCGGTAAGATGCCGCTATTGTTCAGAAATGTACCATTGGCAACAATTGAAGTATTTCCTCTGGAATTCGTAAATCCTTTGGTGACGTAGTCATTCTTAATCGAAATTTCTCTCGTCTCTCCGGGCTGCCATGGTTCGTTAAGGGTGTAGATTTGAAAACCCATAATGGTATCGTCCATAGCAAGCTCCGCCCCTGGAATATTGATTTCAGTATCCCAAGACTGGTTGAGATTGAAATAAAGAGAATCAAGCGCTACATCCTCATCATTTACAAAAGTGGCATTAGCTCGGACAAAAATATCGCGCTCTTCCGGATGAATATCGATCTCATATTTTATCGACTTCATCTCAGGAAGTGGTCGATTTTCGTATTTCTTGTAAGCCAACTCGTAGTCCACCGCTTGCTGTTCACGTTCAGGAATACTGAGGTAGGGGTTAAGGATTTGCGTATTATAAAAAACCCAAGCTCCCACTGCTATCCACAGGCCAGTGACAATGAGCATACCTGTTCTAAAGCTTCCGCTAAAATTGGCCATTGCAGTCTTGACCTTTTCTTTAAAACCTGATACTGCACTTCTTGGCCAGTATAACGCGGCTTTAGCCAATAGAATTAGTGCAAATAGTAACCAATAGGTATTGAACCAAAGTGTTCCCGTCATACCGGGCCCGAAACCGCTCATATCGGAATAGAAGATGCCCGGTGAGCCACCGGGTATAAGCATATTCGAAGACCACTCGAAAACGGAGTTGATTAAAATACTCCACCCAACAAAGAATAAGATACTGGCGAAATAACCGATGTATCTGTTGCTCACCAATGTTTGGATCAATACGAAAATAGATGCCGTTACAATAAATCCGGGAAGTGTATCAACAAAGAAGTCTATAAGGTAAACATCGAGCTCTATGGCCGTATAGCCCCGCATCAGTTGGGAAACGACTCCCATAAAGATGAACACTCCCTGTAGCAGAGTAGCAGCTGCTACGAGCGAAACAATTCTAGCCAAAACCGAAGCAAATGTGCTATGAGGCGTAGCATTAATGACTTCTTCAATGTGGAACATACGGTCCCGCCACACCAATTCTCCGCTGAAGAATACCACGATAATGACCAGAAACAGACCTGTAGAACCGGCAATATCACTGATTACTTTGTAGGTTACCGGATAGCTTTGCAGTCCGAAGTATTCATAGCCCTCAATAAGGCTTACGAATAACAGAATAATCCCAAAGATCGATAAGATGCGAAATGCCGAGCTTTTCACAATACTTAAGAAGCTGGTTTTGAAAAAGCTGACAAATTGTAGCCATTCCGTGCTTCTTGAGAAGCCTTGTGCAACGGTGGGCTTTTCCAGATTAGCAACTACTGTAGTTACTTCGGGAATCAGCGCTTTCTTTTTACGGAATCTCATTTTCTCTTTAAAAGAGAATACCTTGAATGAAATGATCGAAACGATCACTCCAACAGTTAACCAAAGGAGACGATTTTGAAGAATGATACCTTCAAACTGCGGACTCAACGCGTTCCGCTCAGCGGGAGTAAAGTAGCGGCTATAAACGGCATATGTTCTAACCGAAAACATATCGACGATACCTGCAAGTGTTTCATTGTCAATGTCCGAGAGTAATGTTCCCGAAGCGATATAACCCACTATAAGCGCCATCGCACCTACAAAGGAGATGACTGTACTCTTGAACTTGTGCGCGAGAAAGAAAACAATCGATCCGGCGATAAACATGTTCGGTAGGATGAACATAAAATAGTTAGCAATGATTGTTTCGAAAAAGAAAGGCCCGATACGGTCAGCATCCAGCCAACCGGCTGCAGGGCCGATAATCGCACCCAGCCAAGCACCAAGGAAGACACCAAGCAGTGGAATACTTGAAAGTACGAGTGCCCCAAGAAAGCGACCCCAGAAATAGCCGCTCTTTTTAATCGGAAGTGAAAACATGATCTCGTTGAACTGATTGTTGTGGTCACGTAAGGCTGCATTATTAAAAAATGCCGTGGCAAATAACAATCCGAAAATTCCCAAGATCAAGACAAAATTGGTCAAGGTATGAGGACTGTTTTTATAGACATTTCCAATGGCACCACCAATCTGAACACTGTCGCTGGCCACCGCTCCAAAGGCCATTAATGCAACCAGGAAGAAAAAAACATACACCATCGGACTCTTGAAGGCCGACCTGAGCTCTAGCTTAAAAAATTCTCCAAACATGGCTTATACGGTTTCAGGTTGGTTGATCTTTACAAAGAAAACGTCCTCGAGATTGGGTTCGACGGACGTGAAACCTGCTCCGGGACTGCTGTCGCTCAGCACGTGTATTTGCGGACGACCTGCTACCATCTTATCGCTAATCACATCCATCGAGGCTTTTAGCGAATCGAGCTCCTCTCGATCCACCATCTTCATCCACACCTTACCGCGCAATTCATCGATCACCGTAAATGGCGATCCTTTGTACATGATCTTACCCAAGTTCATAATGGCCATGTCTGAGCAGAGCTCTCTAACGTCTTCAACGATATGGGTAGAGAGAATTACGGTTACTTCTTCGCCTACATCGGCCAGAAGGTTGTGAAAGCGGTTTCGCTCACCCGGATCCAAACCTGCCGTTGGTTCGTCTACAATGATAAGTTTCGGATTTCCAATCAGCGCTTGAGCTATACCCACACGCTGCTTCATTCCACCCGAAAAGCCCTTGACACTCTTATTGCGTTTGTCGTATAGATTGACCTTTTGCAGAAGATACTTTACCAATTCTTTACGCTCTTTGCTATTGGTAATTCCTTTCAGAATAGCCACATGGTCTAGCAGTTGCTCAGCAGTTACTCTGGGGTAAACACCAAACTCTTGCGGCAAGTATCCGAGTAGTTTTCTAACCTCAATGGGTTGATTCAGCATATCGATATCGTCCAGCATGGCGGTACCTGAATCTGCCTCTTGCAGGGTGGCAAGGGTTCGCATCAAACTCGATTTCCCTGCACCATTCGGACCTAATAGTCCAAACATTCCATTCTTGATTTCCAGTGAAACATTGTCCAATGCTTTCACTCCATTCGGGTAAGTCTTACTTAG encodes the following:
- a CDS encoding arylsulfatase; amino-acid sequence: MKRISLALFAFFGLAMLAEAQEKPNILVIWGDDIGTWNISHNNRGMMGYQTPNIDRIAKEGVGFTDYYGQQSCTAGRAAFLGGNVPVRTGMTKVGMPGAKEGWQMSDVTIATVLKSLGYSTGQFGKNHQGDRDEHLPTMHGFDEFFGNLYHLNAEEEPENEDYPADLVLANGKTFVEVYGPRGVIHSWADGKGGQKIEDTGALTKKRMETIDDETIAAAKEFIRDKAENDEPFFTWWNATRMHFRTHVRDDHRNPGNDEYTDGMIEHDNHVGELLALLDELGIADNTIVLYSTDNGPHYNTWPDAGTTPFHGEKNSSWEGAFRVPAFVRWPDNFPADVMLNGIFAHEDWLPTFAAVAGDDEISEKLKKGVTLNGRSYKNYIDGVNQLDYLKGEVEESPRKGFIYVDDGGSVAALRYTDWKAMFLENRADKLQIWLEPFIELRAPYLFNLRRDPFEKALVGSNTYYDWYIDRAYILIAMQGYAFNFLSTFEEYPPSQTAGDWSLSKVEEQINKMVKPTNQ
- a CDS encoding M1 family aminopeptidase yields the protein MFGEFFKLELRSAFKSPMVYVFFFLVALMAFGAVASDSVQIGGAIGNVYKNSPHTLTNFVLILGIFGLLFATAFFNNAALRDHNNQFNEIMFSLPIKKSGYFWGRFLGALVLSSIPLLGVFLGAWLGAIIGPAAGWLDADRIGPFFFETIIANYFMFILPNMFIAGSIVFFLAHKFKSTVISFVGAMALIVGYIASGTLLSDIDNETLAGIVDMFSVRTYAVYSRYFTPAERNALSPQFEGIILQNRLLWLTVGVIVSIISFKVFSFKEKMRFRKKKALIPEVTTVVANLEKPTVAQGFSRSTEWLQFVSFFKTSFLSIVKSSAFRILSIFGIILLFVSLIEGYEYFGLQSYPVTYKVISDIAGSTGLFLVIIVVFFSGELVWRDRMFHIEEVINATPHSTFASVLARIVSLVAAATLLQGVFIFMGVVSQLMRGYTAIELDVYLIDFFVDTLPGFIVTASIFVLIQTLVSNRYIGYFASILFFVGWSILINSVFEWSSNMLIPGGSPGIFYSDMSGFGPGMTGTLWFNTYWLLFALILLAKAALYWPRSAVSGFKEKVKTAMANFSGSFRTGMLIVTGLWIAVGAWVFYNTQILNPYLSIPEREQQAVDYELAYKKYENRPLPEMKSIKYEIDIHPEERDIFVRANATFVNDEDVALDSLYFNLNQSWDTEINIPGAELAMDDTIMGFQIYTLNEPWQPGETREISIKNDYVTKGFTNSRGNTSIVANGTFLNNSGILPGMGYASGVELSDKNDRKKYDLPEKKRTPDLELNCGELCNKNYITGDISHWVEVESIISTSADQIAVAPGSLIKEWEEDGRKYFHYKLDQPSLNFYNFMSARYEVAREKYNDIDIEIYYHPEHSVNVPKMVDAVRKSLKYYEENFGPYYHKQARILEFPRFSTFAQAFPGTMPYSESFGFIVNLEDETENNVIDAVIAHEMAHQWWAHQETPAEMQGGTMLTESFSEYSSLMTMKQESDDIKMKNFLKYDFNRYLRGRTSERLKELPLYKVENQGYIHYGKGSVILYALQDYIGADSVNAALRSFLEEYRYAEPPYPNSYDFLRHLEPRVPDSLNYLIEDWFKNITLYDFRLEETRMTELANGQYEVEMDVIAKKLYADTLGNETKTDLREWVDIGVYADDDEEELMAWKRVKFNEEESTVSIIVDSLPAKAAIDPRRILIERVTKDNVKKVSLD
- a CDS encoding arylsulfatase, which produces MFKPLKKIGALRINALAFTAIVMFFVGCQPTSEKKESTQEDDNFNGKIALDIRDSEADWSAFTPKSAPEGAPNILFVLYDDTGLGAWSPYGGAINMPTMDRLAENGLTYTQWHTTALCSPTRSTILTGRNHHLNGMASITETADGYPGANGRVPDDCAPFAQILRDNGWSTFWLGKNHNVPEQDVAPGGNRSEWPTQIGFDRFYGFLGGETNNWYPDLVEDNHFIEPPATPEEGYHLSKDLADKAISMLRNKNATNPSKPFYMWFNPGANHAPHHSPAEYTAKYAGKFDEGYDAYRDWVVGRMKEKGILPENTDMVDFNPMPEDMANPADYVRPWDELNADEKKLFARMAEVYAGFSEYTDAQVGRIIDYLEETGQLENTIVLYAADNGASGEGSPNGSVNENKFFNGYPDELEENMKYLDVLGGPDTYNHFPTGWAAAFSAPFKMFKRYSQYAGGTNDPLVISWPKGIKAKGEIRHQYHHSTDIVPTLLEACGLEMPEVYNGVEQTPLSGVSMVYSFDAEPDAATQKEVQYYCMLGTRGIWKDGWKAAAVHSPLSGKSNFDEDVWELYNIAEDRSESHNLAEENPEKLQELIDEWFRQAEINKVLPLDDRSAAEILGTERPTQEKKRDRYVYYPNTSPVPEGVAVNVRGRNYKILANVEIEESDASGVIFAHGSRFGGHSLFIKDSKLHYVYNFLGIKPEQVFVSSKKLTPGTYTLGMEFIRESAGEYGESIGTMKLYIDEEVVAEGPMKTQPAKFTLSGDGLCVGYDSGDAVSELYESPGEFEGGIIQGVGVTVEGTPYVDLEAEAKRLMMTQ
- a CDS encoding ABC transporter ATP-binding protein, which encodes MATIRIENLSKTYPNGVKALDNVSLEIKNGMFGLLGPNGAGKSSLMRTLATLQEADSGTAMLDDIDMLNQPIEVRKLLGYLPQEFGVYPRVTAEQLLDHVAILKGITNSKERKELVKYLLQKVNLYDKRNKSVKGFSGGMKQRVGIAQALIGNPKLIIVDEPTAGLDPGERNRFHNLLADVGEEVTVILSTHIVEDVRELCSDMAIMNLGKIMYKGSPFTVIDELRGKVWMKMVDREELDSLKASMDVISDKMVAGRPQIHVLSDSSPGAGFTSVEPNLEDVFFVKINQPETV